In a genomic window of Candidatus Eisenbacteria bacterium:
- a CDS encoding arginine--tRNA ligase, translated as MIWTRLTEGLAVALRSAGLGDPRHLERIELAIPRDPGHGDWTTNIALLLAREVGKPPRALAEALAAAFPRDPEMFASVDVAGPGFVNFRYSDRFLAELPSTIRRAGEQFGASDTGRGVTVLVEYVSANPTGPLNVVSARAAAVGAALVRLLSAAGFRAAGEFYVNDAGRQVDLLGESFAARFAESIGEERSFPEEGYRGAYVADLAGELPRAEARAALERADLEWFRDQALDRMLAWQKKDLQAYGAEFDRWFRETELHKGGKVQETLEALETRGMTYVAREPEGGPGDRPHQRDAEDATLEEATFLRTSRFGDDIDRVVVRSNGAPTYLLPDIAYHRDKRARGFRHVIDLWGPDHHGYVPRMKAALLALGLEPDFFEVLIVQQVNLVSGGQPVKMSKRAGEFVTLRDLVDDVGADCAKFFFLMRSTSAHLDFDLDLAKRQNDENPAYYVQYAHARIASILRFAADRGLAPNAPGAARKVEDEAPEERALERRLAAFPEVVRGAAATREPHRIPGYLMETAAEFHRFYHACRVVSDDVEKSRRRLEITDAARIVLRNGLSLMGVSAPERMTRAETEVSQA; from the coding sequence TTGATCTGGACCCGGCTGACTGAGGGCCTGGCCGTCGCGCTCCGGAGCGCCGGCCTCGGAGACCCCCGCCATCTCGAGCGCATCGAGCTCGCGATCCCCCGCGACCCAGGCCACGGCGACTGGACCACCAACATCGCCCTGCTGCTGGCCCGGGAGGTCGGGAAGCCTCCGCGCGCGCTGGCCGAGGCGCTCGCCGCGGCGTTCCCGCGTGACCCGGAGATGTTCGCCTCCGTCGACGTGGCCGGACCCGGCTTCGTGAACTTCCGCTACAGCGACCGCTTTCTTGCCGAGCTGCCCTCGACGATTCGCCGCGCCGGCGAGCAATTCGGCGCGTCCGACACCGGCCGCGGCGTCACCGTGCTGGTCGAATACGTGAGCGCCAACCCGACCGGCCCCTTGAACGTCGTGAGCGCGCGCGCGGCGGCGGTGGGCGCCGCGCTGGTGCGTCTGCTGAGCGCCGCGGGCTTCCGCGCGGCCGGGGAGTTCTACGTCAACGACGCAGGCCGCCAGGTGGATCTGCTCGGCGAATCGTTCGCCGCGCGCTTCGCCGAATCGATCGGGGAGGAACGGTCGTTCCCCGAGGAGGGCTACCGCGGCGCGTATGTCGCGGATCTGGCCGGCGAGCTGCCACGCGCCGAAGCGCGGGCGGCGCTCGAGCGCGCCGACCTGGAATGGTTCCGCGATCAGGCGCTGGATCGCATGCTGGCCTGGCAGAAGAAGGACCTCCAGGCCTACGGCGCCGAGTTCGACCGCTGGTTCCGCGAGACGGAGCTGCACAAGGGCGGCAAGGTCCAGGAGACGCTCGAGGCGCTCGAGACGCGGGGCATGACGTACGTGGCACGGGAGCCCGAAGGCGGCCCCGGCGACCGGCCGCATCAGCGGGACGCGGAGGACGCGACGCTCGAGGAGGCGACCTTCCTGCGCACGTCGCGCTTCGGCGACGACATCGACCGCGTGGTGGTGCGCAGCAATGGCGCGCCCACGTACCTGCTGCCGGACATCGCCTATCACCGCGACAAGCGGGCCCGCGGCTTCCGGCACGTGATCGATCTGTGGGGCCCGGACCACCACGGCTACGTGCCACGCATGAAGGCCGCGCTCCTCGCCCTGGGGCTGGAGCCGGACTTCTTCGAGGTCCTGATCGTCCAGCAGGTCAACCTCGTGTCGGGAGGTCAGCCGGTGAAGATGAGCAAGCGGGCGGGAGAGTTCGTGACGCTGCGCGATCTGGTGGATGACGTGGGCGCCGACTGCGCCAAGTTCTTCTTCCTGATGCGGTCGACGAGCGCTCATCTCGACTTCGACCTCGACCTGGCGAAGCGCCAGAACGACGAGAACCCGGCCTACTACGTCCAATACGCGCACGCTCGCATCGCCTCGATCCTGCGCTTCGCGGCGGACCGCGGGCTGGCGCCCAACGCTCCGGGCGCCGCGCGCAAAGTCGAAGACGAAGCCCCCGAGGAGCGCGCCCTGGAGCGCCGGCTGGCGGCATTTCCGGAAGTGGTGCGCGGCGCCGCGGCGACGCGCGAGCCGCATCGGATTCCGGGCTACCTGATGGAGACCGCGGCGGAGTTCCACCGCTTCTATCACGCCTGCCGCGTGGTGAGCGACGACGTGGAGAAGTCGCGGCGGCGGCTCGAGATCACCGACGCCGCCCGCATCGTGCTGAGGAACGGGCTCTCGCTGATGGGTGTGAGCGCCCCCGAGCGCATGACCCGGGCGGAAACGGAGGTGAGCCAGGCATGA
- a CDS encoding PTS sugar transporter subunit IIA, whose translation MALAALPENDLSLCIPDLKSRKKDAALAEMVAAVDAAGVLTGSDLLLELLKLRERLGGTGLGKAVALPHARSLTVSQPRILVARSTRGIDWQAPDGLPVQLVLLTLAPAEWSDDAFHALLARAAASFRLQRTRQKLISAPSAEEFAMASRQALA comes from the coding sequence ATGGCGTTGGCGGCTCTACCGGAAAACGACCTCTCGCTCTGCATCCCCGATCTCAAGTCCAGGAAGAAGGACGCGGCCCTCGCCGAGATGGTGGCGGCGGTGGACGCCGCAGGTGTGTTGACGGGAAGCGACCTGCTGCTGGAGCTGCTCAAGCTCCGCGAGCGACTCGGTGGCACGGGGCTCGGCAAGGCCGTGGCTCTTCCTCACGCCCGGTCGCTCACGGTTTCCCAGCCGCGCATCCTGGTGGCGCGCTCGACGCGCGGCATCGATTGGCAGGCGCCCGACGGTTTGCCGGTGCAGCTGGTGCTGCTGACCCTGGCGCCCGCCGAGTGGTCGGACGACGCCTTCCATGCCCTGCTCGCCCGCGCGGCGGCGAGCTTCCGGCTGCAGCGCACGCGTCAGAAGCTGATCTCGGCGCCGTCCGCAGAGGAATTCGCCATGGCCTCGCGACAGGCGCTGGCATGA
- a CDS encoding polyprenyl synthetase family protein yields MSAVQKPVRHELARVQTHLRELFRTPIPILNQVGGHVLATRGKKFRPTLLLLTARLRGHLGQDAVLCATVVEMVHAAALIHDDSVDRSDLRRGVPTVNGLWTDEMAIIMGDYLYAQAMTTLVTNKFDTAMAIMARVVTEMSCGEALEFQYARDLDVTEEQYEVLIRNKTGSLIGAATEIGAGLNGGAKDLTRRERYRRFGEQVGVAFQIVDDLIDYLGDPEITGKPVGADLAEGKVTLPLIAALRDATEADRRRLRELAARKRWTPHQWNRLKGLMEKSGGFAYARRRAESLADEARRTLEGEPRGVARKALDHAIDYAVHRDR; encoded by the coding sequence ATGTCCGCAGTCCAAAAGCCGGTGCGACACGAGCTGGCGCGGGTGCAGACGCACCTCCGCGAGCTCTTCCGCACGCCCATTCCCATCCTCAACCAGGTGGGGGGGCACGTGCTGGCCACTCGGGGGAAGAAATTCCGCCCGACGCTGCTCCTGCTCACCGCCAGGCTGCGGGGGCACCTGGGGCAGGACGCGGTCTTGTGCGCGACGGTGGTCGAGATGGTTCACGCCGCCGCGCTCATCCACGACGACTCCGTCGACCGCAGCGACCTGCGGCGCGGCGTGCCCACGGTGAACGGCCTCTGGACCGACGAGATGGCGATCATCATGGGCGACTACCTGTACGCGCAGGCGATGACCACGCTGGTCACGAACAAGTTCGATACCGCGATGGCGATCATGGCGCGGGTGGTCACCGAGATGTCGTGTGGCGAGGCACTCGAGTTCCAGTATGCGCGCGATCTCGACGTCACCGAGGAGCAGTACGAGGTCCTGATCCGCAACAAGACCGGATCGCTCATCGGGGCGGCCACCGAGATCGGCGCCGGGCTCAATGGCGGGGCCAAGGATCTGACGCGTCGCGAGCGTTACCGCCGCTTCGGCGAGCAGGTGGGAGTCGCCTTCCAGATCGTCGACGACCTCATCGACTACCTCGGCGATCCCGAGATCACCGGCAAGCCGGTGGGCGCCGATCTGGCGGAAGGCAAGGTGACGCTGCCGCTCATCGCCGCGCTCCGCGACGCGACGGAAGCCGATCGGCGCCGGTTACGCGAGCTGGCGGCGCGCAAGCGCTGGACGCCTCATCAGTGGAACCGGCTCAAGGGCCTGATGGAGAAGAGCGGCGGATTCGCCTACGCGCGCCGGCGCGCCGAGTCCCTCGCGGACGAGGCGCGGCGCACGCTCGAAGGCGAGCCGCGGGGCGTGGCACGGAAGGCACTCGATCACGCCATCGATTACGCCGTGCACCGAGATCGGTGA
- a CDS encoding HD domain-containing protein, with amino-acid sequence MPLMMPRWLDDWMKGRGAAARLRAQRTLASHVWPARLLDVLARLREGGHRAYLVGGTVRDALLERKGDPTFDVATDLPPDQVSARFTHVDPIGLRHGTVLVIEPGIEVECTTFRREGAYSDARRPDHVTFTRDPLEDLDRRDFTVNAMAWDPARAELLDPHDGANDLERRRLRAVGEPLERFREDALRPLRAARLAAALEMSLDAELQRALASISAPESGVNLEAVALERVRVELSKMMASRQPSVGLEIMRESGLLQRWLPELAHCVGVPQNRYHAYDVYRHSLVTCDAAPAEKPVVRWAALLHDIGKPDTRVEREGEGTFYGHQNVGADLADRLLGRLRFATEFREQVVHLIREHMFDYRPEWSDGAVRRWIRRVGPERVADLFDLRLADAIGNGKRRGFPANLEALRARIERVLGDSRALTVADLAIDGHGVMHELGLGPGPEVGSALEALLEEVLDHPDRNQEEVLRSRLRQWRAERAPKP; translated from the coding sequence ATGCCTCTCATGATGCCTCGCTGGCTCGACGACTGGATGAAAGGCCGCGGCGCCGCGGCTCGGCTGCGCGCGCAGAGAACCCTGGCTTCGCACGTCTGGCCCGCCCGGCTCCTCGACGTGCTGGCCCGGCTGCGCGAAGGCGGTCATCGCGCCTACCTGGTCGGAGGTACGGTGCGGGATGCGCTGCTCGAGCGCAAGGGCGACCCGACGTTCGATGTGGCCACGGACCTGCCGCCCGATCAGGTGAGCGCGCGCTTCACGCACGTGGATCCGATCGGGTTGCGCCACGGCACCGTGCTCGTGATCGAGCCGGGCATCGAGGTCGAGTGCACGACGTTTCGCCGCGAAGGCGCGTATTCCGACGCGCGCCGGCCGGACCACGTGACCTTCACTCGAGACCCGCTCGAGGATCTCGACCGCCGCGACTTCACCGTGAACGCGATGGCATGGGATCCGGCGCGGGCGGAGCTGCTCGATCCGCACGACGGCGCGAACGATCTCGAACGCCGCCGGCTGCGCGCGGTGGGAGAGCCGCTGGAACGGTTTCGCGAGGATGCGTTGCGGCCGCTGCGCGCGGCCCGGCTGGCGGCCGCGCTCGAAATGTCGCTCGATGCCGAGCTGCAGCGGGCGCTCGCTTCGATCTCGGCGCCCGAGAGCGGAGTGAATCTCGAAGCGGTGGCGCTGGAGCGCGTGCGCGTGGAGCTTTCGAAGATGATGGCCTCGCGGCAGCCCTCGGTCGGGCTCGAGATCATGCGCGAGTCGGGGCTTCTCCAGCGCTGGCTGCCGGAGCTCGCGCACTGCGTGGGCGTGCCGCAGAACCGCTACCACGCCTATGACGTCTATCGCCACAGCCTGGTGACGTGCGATGCCGCGCCGGCCGAGAAGCCCGTGGTGCGGTGGGCCGCGCTGCTCCACGACATCGGAAAGCCGGACACGCGGGTCGAGCGGGAGGGTGAGGGGACGTTCTACGGTCATCAGAACGTCGGCGCCGACCTGGCCGACCGGCTGCTCGGGCGCCTGCGTTTCGCCACCGAGTTTCGCGAGCAGGTGGTGCACCTGATCCGCGAGCACATGTTCGACTACCGCCCGGAGTGGAGCGACGGCGCCGTCCGGCGCTGGATCCGGCGCGTCGGCCCGGAGCGGGTGGCGGATCTATTCGACCTGCGGCTCGCGGACGCGATCGGCAACGGCAAGCGTCGCGGCTTCCCCGCCAACCTGGAGGCGTTGCGCGCCCGCATCGAGCGCGTGCTCGGCGACTCGCGCGCGCTCACGGTCGCCGATCTCGCGATCGACGGCCACGGCGTGATGCACGAGCTGGGACTCGGCCCGGGTCCCGAGGTCGGATCGGCGCTCGAGGCGCTGCTCGAAGAAGTGCTCGACCATCCGGATCGCAATCAGGAGGAGGTTTTGCGATCCCGCCTGCGTCAATGGCGCGCGGAACGGGCCCCGAAACCTTGA
- a CDS encoding BatD family protein has product MSRSKPRARGLAGGVLGVLMVMLSPAPSTAQSVEASIDRGRMTVGETTTLRVVVRGATGVKVPEFEVPDGLGVLGSSRQQSFAWVNGRASVETEFRYEIEAVRPGSFSIGPILVSAGSQAYRSGVIHLEVTEMSASMGGSDMRAPATLQVDVQPRDPYLGQEVTLTVRLIQRTNFAEDPQYTPPTTTGFWTDKPTAPESFYGMSHGERVLVTETRLRVYPLAIGQATIGEATARVVLAPDGFGLPSWLGGDRRDLELRSPPVRVRVRPLPGGAPAGFSGAVGRFDVSWTPDRSHTSRDVPITLRLDVRGRGNLPLVRPPRFDDPQLEALAHTTEDSLPIPGQSFGRKRFQWTVMAKREGRTEIGAPEFAWFDPAAGTYVESRAAVAVVDVGAPVFSGPGAEAGFPRAFADHPVAPDARTPSPWAFALAGLSLAGAWRLWRAAPKKSATASSAAAWTARLRGVTGPALWRAMEETSLWLETQPGATGDPAWRGVRDRIAAARYGGSVENPEAVKRELMNRVSRAAPKTQARVPLRLIAVGLLLLAIGLGVGFGPRPGGDRAAQQSAAADQAARRGEVEKARRVWLELWRIHGGRAGLAARLAWARVQAGEVGPAALWVLRGEMIEPRDPALRWVEERVREAGGLVGAAAPRLPVRPIEWSALSLALGLCTGLAWPRIGRSVLLGLLALSCAAIFPMQGWLSARSGQAVMLAVAPLEGSDVELEAGQMVTIREREGGRVHVAAGRVIDGWVPATSVAPIAGGEDG; this is encoded by the coding sequence GTGAGCCGGTCGAAGCCCCGGGCGCGGGGACTGGCCGGCGGGGTTCTGGGTGTGCTCATGGTGATGCTGTCTCCCGCGCCGAGCACGGCGCAGAGCGTGGAGGCGAGCATCGACCGAGGCCGCATGACCGTGGGGGAGACCACGACGCTGCGGGTGGTGGTGCGTGGCGCCACCGGAGTGAAGGTTCCAGAGTTCGAGGTGCCGGACGGGCTCGGCGTGCTCGGCAGCTCGCGTCAACAGAGCTTCGCGTGGGTCAACGGCCGCGCCTCGGTGGAGACCGAGTTCCGCTACGAGATCGAGGCGGTGCGCCCCGGAAGCTTCTCGATCGGACCCATCCTGGTGAGCGCCGGCTCGCAGGCGTATCGCAGCGGCGTCATCCATCTCGAGGTCACCGAGATGTCGGCCTCGATGGGCGGGAGTGACATGCGCGCGCCTGCCACGCTGCAGGTCGACGTCCAGCCGCGCGATCCGTATCTGGGCCAGGAAGTGACGCTGACCGTGCGGCTCATCCAGCGCACCAACTTCGCCGAGGACCCGCAGTACACCCCGCCGACCACCACCGGCTTCTGGACCGACAAGCCCACCGCGCCCGAATCCTTCTACGGCATGTCGCACGGCGAGCGCGTGCTGGTGACCGAGACACGGCTGCGCGTCTATCCGCTCGCCATCGGGCAAGCCACGATCGGCGAGGCCACCGCGCGGGTCGTCCTCGCGCCCGACGGATTCGGCCTGCCGAGCTGGCTCGGCGGCGATCGCCGCGATCTCGAGCTGAGGAGCCCCCCGGTCCGCGTCCGGGTGCGGCCGCTTCCCGGCGGCGCTCCCGCGGGGTTCAGCGGTGCGGTGGGGCGTTTCGATGTGTCTTGGACACCGGATCGATCGCACACCTCGCGCGACGTTCCGATCACGCTCCGGCTCGACGTTCGAGGACGGGGAAACCTCCCGCTCGTCCGGCCGCCGCGCTTCGACGATCCCCAGCTCGAGGCGCTCGCCCACACGACCGAGGACAGCCTGCCGATCCCAGGACAGAGCTTTGGCCGCAAGCGCTTCCAATGGACGGTGATGGCGAAACGCGAAGGCCGGACCGAGATCGGCGCTCCGGAGTTCGCGTGGTTCGACCCGGCCGCGGGGACCTACGTGGAGTCGCGTGCGGCCGTCGCCGTGGTCGACGTGGGCGCCCCCGTCTTCTCCGGTCCTGGCGCCGAGGCGGGTTTCCCCCGTGCGTTCGCCGACCATCCTGTGGCCCCGGACGCTCGCACGCCATCGCCCTGGGCGTTCGCGCTCGCCGGTCTCTCACTCGCCGGCGCGTGGCGCCTGTGGCGCGCCGCTCCGAAGAAATCGGCCACGGCGAGCTCCGCCGCGGCATGGACGGCACGGCTGCGCGGCGTGACCGGTCCGGCGCTGTGGCGCGCCATGGAAGAAACCAGCCTGTGGCTCGAGACGCAGCCGGGCGCCACCGGCGATCCGGCGTGGCGAGGCGTGCGAGATCGCATCGCGGCGGCGCGCTACGGAGGATCGGTGGAGAACCCTGAGGCGGTGAAGCGTGAGCTCATGAACCGCGTGTCGCGCGCCGCGCCGAAGACCCAGGCGCGCGTGCCTCTCAGGCTGATCGCGGTCGGGCTTCTGCTTCTCGCCATCGGTCTCGGTGTGGGGTTCGGGCCGCGGCCGGGAGGGGATCGTGCCGCGCAGCAGAGCGCGGCCGCCGATCAAGCCGCGCGGCGGGGTGAGGTCGAGAAGGCCCGGCGCGTGTGGCTCGAGCTGTGGCGCATCCACGGCGGACGCGCGGGTCTCGCCGCGCGCCTGGCGTGGGCGCGCGTGCAGGCCGGCGAGGTCGGACCCGCCGCGTTGTGGGTCCTGCGGGGCGAGATGATCGAGCCGCGCGATCCAGCGCTCCGCTGGGTGGAAGAGCGCGTGCGGGAAGCGGGCGGCCTCGTGGGGGCCGCGGCGCCGCGCTTGCCGGTGCGGCCGATCGAATGGAGCGCGCTTTCACTGGCGCTCGGATTGTGCACGGGACTCGCCTGGCCGCGAATCGGTCGCAGCGTCCTTCTGGGATTGCTCGCCCTCTCGTGCGCCGCCATCTTCCCGATGCAAGGCTGGTTGTCGGCGCGCTCGGGTCAGGCGGTGATGCTCGCGGTCGCGCCGCTCGAGGGCTCCGACGTCGAGCTCGAAGCCGGGCAGATGGTGACGATCCGCGAACGGGAGGGAGGCCGGGTGCACGTGGCCGCGGGGCGGGTGATCGACGGCTGGGTGCCGGCGACGTCGGTGGCCCCGATCGCGGGAGGCGAGGATGGTTGA
- the rsfS gene encoding ribosome silencing factor → MTTRSRTSTRAAASRLLHEAASAVQSKKAVEPVALDLRGLEGVADYFLICSASSELQVRAIAEAVEEKLSELGARPWHIEGREGWRWVLLDYVELVVHVFHHRTREYYLLERLWGDAKKVDLDLDPAD, encoded by the coding sequence TTGACCACTCGTTCCCGCACCTCGACTCGCGCCGCGGCCTCTCGCCTGCTCCACGAGGCTGCGAGCGCCGTGCAGAGCAAGAAGGCGGTGGAGCCGGTCGCGCTCGATCTCCGCGGACTCGAGGGCGTGGCCGACTACTTCCTGATCTGCTCCGCGAGCAGCGAGTTGCAGGTGCGCGCCATCGCCGAGGCGGTCGAGGAGAAGCTCTCCGAGCTCGGCGCGCGTCCGTGGCACATCGAAGGCCGCGAGGGATGGCGATGGGTGCTGCTCGACTATGTGGAGCTGGTGGTTCACGTGTTCCACCATCGGACCCGCGAGTACTACCTGCTGGAGCGATTGTGGGGCGACGCAAAGAAGGTGGATCTTGATCTGGACCCGGCTGACTGA
- a CDS encoding phosphatase PAP2 family protein, with the protein MLPRLVLVFSLLGGIESLDWKMQRAVQTLSPSPFDGPMHTISDIGRPQLVFGVLLAIAAFGGPAGAATARHAILALIPANLAVEGLKRATQRTRPDGERSSSNSSFPSSHVANAAALAWVFARRWRRAAPAFYLFAALVAFSRVYLNRHFVSDVLCGALIGVASGWLIERMIRRWPGHLETTERKAASR; encoded by the coding sequence GTGCTGCCGCGGCTGGTTCTGGTCTTCTCGCTGCTCGGTGGCATCGAATCGCTCGACTGGAAGATGCAGCGCGCGGTGCAAACCCTCTCGCCTTCGCCATTCGACGGACCGATGCACACGATCAGCGACATCGGTCGCCCCCAGCTCGTGTTCGGAGTCCTTCTCGCGATCGCCGCCTTTGGAGGTCCCGCCGGAGCGGCGACGGCGCGTCACGCGATCCTCGCCCTGATTCCTGCCAACCTCGCGGTGGAAGGACTCAAGCGCGCGACGCAGCGCACACGTCCGGACGGCGAGCGCTCGTCGTCCAACTCGTCCTTCCCGTCGAGCCACGTGGCCAACGCCGCAGCACTGGCCTGGGTATTTGCCCGGAGGTGGCGCCGGGCGGCGCCCGCCTTCTACCTATTTGCCGCGCTGGTCGCCTTTTCCAGGGTCTACCTGAACCGACACTTTGTCAGCGACGTGTTGTGCGGTGCCCTGATTGGTGTTGCGTCGGGCTGGCTCATCGAACGGATGATCCGCCGCTGGCCTGGACACCTCGAGACGACGGAGCGGAAAGCCGCAAGCAGGTGA